One segment of Cynocephalus volans isolate mCynVol1 chromosome 8, mCynVol1.pri, whole genome shotgun sequence DNA contains the following:
- the ZNF644 gene encoding zinc finger protein 644 isoform X1 produces the protein MRVLQRDVNKTKSRLNVLNGLANNMDDLKINTDITGAKEELLDDNNFISQKESGVHKPKDCQTSFQKNNTLTLPEELSKEKSEKALSGGQSTLFIHAGAPTVSSENFILPKGAAVNGPVSHSSLTKTSNMNKGSVSLTTGQPVDQPTAESGSALEVAADLQLSTPQKASQHQVLFLLPDVAHAKNPAHSIKKLPTSASVGCEIQNSVGSSIKSDSTLINQVEEGEDSDDLVVKGDCVSTLTGISSGTDEFRSENDTNWDPQKEFIQFLMTNDETMDKAPVHSKVGLEKKRKRKMDVSKITRYTEDSFSDSNCVPNKSKMLEVGFLEQNEELQAIDSQKYALSKVKPESTDEDLESVDAFQHVIYNSDKCGEDSSPVHTSTFLSNTLKKKCEESDSESPATFSTEEPSFYPCTKCNVNFREKKHLHRHMMYHLDGNSHFRHLNVPRPYACRECGRTFRDRNSLLKHMIIHQERRQKLMEEIRELKELQDEGRSARLQCPQCVFGTNCPKTFVQHAKTHEKDKRYYCCEECNFMAVTENELECHRGIAHGAVVKCPVVSSDIAQRKTPKKAFMKDSVVGSSKKSATYICKMCPFTTSARSILKKHMEYLHSSSCVDSFGNPLGLDKRKSDVLEEPVDIDSTKPLVKQQSTTFPKNSALKQDVKRTYGSSSQSSNFSKFHKRPHRIQKARKSITQSGVNMCNQSNSPHKTVMIKSSIDQKPKYFHQAAKEKPNAKANSNYIYRHKYENYKTIKKSGESYPLHFKKEGNSLNSLHLFSSSSNSHNNSFISDPHNPDTKRPESFKDHRRVAVKRVAKESKKESSVGGEDLDSYPDFLHKMTVVVLQKLNSAEKKDSYETEDESSWDNVELADYTTQAIEDETYNDINQEHVNLLPLFKSKVEGQEPGENATLSYDQNDGFYFEYYEDAGTNSFLHEIHDSQHLENAETSLSKHSSVFHWTDLSLEKKSCPYCPATFETGVGLSNHVRGHLHRAGLSYEARHVVSPEQIATSDKMQHFKRTGTGTPVKRVRKAIEKSETTSEHTCQLCGGWFDTKIGLSNHVRGHLKRLGKTKWDAHKSPICVLNEMMQNEEKYEKILKALNSRRIIPRPFVAQKLASSDDFLSQNVIPLEAYRNGLKTETLSVSASEEEGLNFLNEYDETKPELPSGKKNQSLTLIELLKNKRMGEERNSAIFPQKIHNQTARKRFVQKCVLPLNDSPLMYQPQKMDLTVHSGMPVKLRTCVHCNTTFTSAVSLSNHLRAYARKKSAGLLTGTALDCKQKKSRSRSGSKKKMLTLPHGADEVYILRCRFCGLVFRGPLSVQEDWIKHLQRHIVNANLPRTGAGMVEVTSLLKKPASITETSFSLLMAEAAS, from the exons acTAAATGTGTTAAATGGGCTGGCCAACAATATGGATGATTTGAAGATAAACACCGATATTACTGGTGCTAAAGAAGAACTCCTAGATGACAACAATTTTATCTCACAGAAAGAGAGTGGAGTTCATAAACCAAAAGATTGTCAGACATcatttcagaaaaacaatacGTTGACTCTGCCTGAAGAACTGTCAAAGGAAAAATCTGAAAAAGCCTTAAGTGGAGGCCAGTCTACTCTATTTATACATGCTGGTGCTCCTACTGTTTCTAGTGAAAACTTTATCTTGCCTAAAGGAGCTGCTGTCAATGGACCGGTTTCACACTCCTCATTAACTAAGACTTCCAATATGAATAAAGGCAGTGTTTCATTAACCACTGGACAGCCTGTGGATCAGCCAACAGCAGAATCTGGTTCAGCTTTGGAGGTAGCAGCTGATCTTCAGCTGTCTACACCACAGAAAGCAAGTCAACaccaagttttatttttgttaccaGATGTAGCACATGCTAAGAATCCAGCCCATTCCATTAAAAAACTACCTACCTCTGCTTCAGTTGGTTGTGAAATTCAGAATTCAGTAGGAAGTAGTATAAAGTCAGATAGCACTTTAATAAATCAAGTAGAGGAAGGTGAGGATAGTGATGATTTAGTGGTAAAAGGTGATTGTGTCAGTACGTTAACAGGAATTTCCTCAGGTACAGATGAATTTAGGTCAGAAAATGACACAAACTGGGATCCTCAAAAAGAGTTCATTCAGTTTCTTATGACTAATGATGAAACAATGGATAAAGCTCCAGTTCACTCTAAAGTAGgtctagaaaaaaagagaaagcgaAAAATGGATGTAAGCAAGATAACTCGTTATACTGAGGATTCCTTTAGTGATTCTAATTGTGTACCCAATAAATCAAAAATGCTAGAAGTAGGCTTTCTTGAACAGAATGAAGAGCTACAAGCAATAGACTCTCAGAAATATGCATTATCAAAAGTGAAGCCTGAATCAACTGATGAAGACTTGGAATCTGTGGATGCTTTCCAGCATGTAATTTATAACTCAGATAAGTGTGGCGAAGACAGTTCACCTGTTCATACTAGCACTTTTCTTtcaaataccttaaaaaagaaatgtgaagagAGTGATTCTGAGTCACCTGCTACTTTCAGTACTGAAGAGCCATCGTTTTACCCTTGTACAAAGTGCAATGTGAATTTTAGGGAGAAAAAGCACCTCCACAGGCATATGATGTATCATTTAGATGGGAATAGTCACTTTCGCCATCTTAATGTCCCAAGACCATATGCTTGTAGAGAATGTGGACGGACATTTCGAGATCGCAATTCACTTCTGAAACATATGATTATTCaccaagaaagaagacagaagttgATGGAGGAAATTCGTGAATTGAAAGAACTTCAGGATGAAGGAAGAAGTGCACGATTACAGTGTCCTCAGTGTGTGTTTGGTACCAATTGCCCTAAAACATTTGTGCAACATGCTAAAACccatgaaaaagataaaaggtaCTATTGCTGTGAAGAGTGTAACTTCATGGCAGTGACAGAAAATGAATTAGAATGTCATCGAGGCATTGCCCATGGAGCAGTGGTAAAATGCCCTGTAGTCAGTTCTGATATAGCCCAGAGGAAAACCCCAAAAAAGGCTTTCATGAAAGACTCTGTTGTAGGATCATCCAAAAAATCAGCTACCTACATATGTAAGATGTGTCCTTTTACTACTTCAGccagaagtattttaaaaaagcacatgGAGTACTTGCATTCATCATCATGCGTGGATTCATTTGGTAATCCTCTTGGActtgataaaagaaaaagtgacGTCCTTGAAGAACCTGTAGATATCGATAGCACTAAACCATTAGTAAAACAGCAGTCGACCACATTTCCAAAGAATTCTGCTCTAAAACAGGATGTAAAGCGAACATATGGATCATCCTCACAATcaagtaatttttcaaaatttcataaGCGGCCACACAGAATACAGAAAGCCCGGAAAAGCATCACCCAATCAGGTGTAAACATGTGCAATCAAAGCAACTCTCCTCACAAGACTGTTATGATTAAAAGCAGCATTGACCAAAAACCAAAGTATTTCCatcaagcagcaaaagaaaaacctaaTGCCAAGGCAAATAGCAACTATATATATCGACACAAATACGAAAACTACAAAACGATAAAAAAATCAGGTGAATCATATCCTCTGCATTTCAAAAAAGAAGGTAATTCATTAAATTCTTTACATCTGTTTTCATCGTCTAGTAATTCTCACAACAATAGTTTTATTTCAGATCCTCATAATCCTGACACCAAAAGGCCAGAAAGCTTCAAAGACCACAGGCGTGTAGCTGTAAAGAGAGTAGCTAAGGAATCTAAGAAGGAAAGTTCTGTTGGAGGAGAAGACTTGGATAGCTATCCAGATTTTTTGCATAAAATGACTGTTGTTGTTTTGCAGAAACTTAATTCCGCTGAAAAGAAAGATAGTTATGAAACAGAAGATGAAAGTTCCTGGGATAATGTTGAGCTAGCTGACTATACTACACAAGCCATAGAAGATGAAACCTATAATGATATTAATCAAGAACATGTAAACTTACTCCCTCTATTTAAAAGCAAGGTGGAAGGTCAAGAGCCTGGAGAAAATGCTACCCTTAGTTATGATCAAAATGATggcttttattttgaatattatgaaGATGCTGGAACTAACAGTTTTTTGCATGAGATACATGATTCTCAGCATTTAGAAAATGCAGAAACTTCATTGTCAAAGCATAGTTCTGTTTTTCATTGGACTGATTTGTCTCTTGAGAAGAAATCATGTCCTTACTGCCCCGCAACATTTGAAACAGGTGTTGGGTTGTCAAATCATGTCCGGGGACATCTTCACAGAGCAGGATTAAGTTATGAAGCCCGTCATGTTGTATCACCAGAACAAATAGCCACAAGTGACAAAATGCAACATTTCAAAAGAACTGGCACAGGGACACCTGTTAAGCGAGTTAGAAAAG ctatAGAGAAGTCTGAAACTACTTCTGAACACACTTGTCAGCTCTGTGGCGGTTGGTTTGATACTAAAATTGGATTATCAAATCATGTTAGAGGCCACCTGAAAAGACTTGGAAAGACCAAATGGGATGCTCACAAATCTCCAATCTGTGTTCTGAATGAGATgatgcaaaatgaagaaaaatatgaaaaaatcttaAAGGCATTGAACAGTCGCCGTATTATTCCCAGACCATTTGTAGCTCAAAAACTTGCATCAAGTGATGACTTTCTATCTCAAAATGTTATACCTCTTGAAGCATACCGTAATGGCCTAAAGACTGAAACTCTGTCAGTATCTGCATCAGAGGAAGAAGGGCTGAATTTCTTAAATGAATATGATGAAACAAAACCAGAACTGCCCAGTGGAAAAAAGAATCAGTCTCTTACACTGATagaacttcttaaaaataaaaggatgggagaagaaaggaattcTGCTATTTTTCCTCAAAAGATCCATAATCAGACAGCAAGAAAGAGATTTGTTCAGAAATGTGTTCTTCCATTAAATGACAGTCCATTGATGTATCAACCACAAAAAATGGACTTGACTGTGCACTCAG GTATGCCTGTGAAGCTTAGAACATGTGTGCATTGCAATACGACGTTTACAAGTGCTGTTAGCCTGTCCAACCACTTACGCGCTTATGCACGAAAGAAGAGTGCTGGACTTTTGACTGGTACAG
- the ZNF644 gene encoding zinc finger protein 644 isoform X2, whose protein sequence is MRVLQRDVNKTKSRLNVLNGLANNMDDLKINTDITGAKEELLDDNNFISQKESGVHKPKDCQTSFQKNNTLTLPEELSKEKSEKALSGGQSTLFIHAGAPTVSSENFILPKGAAVNGPVSHSSLTKTSNMNKGSVSLTTGQPVDQPTAESGSALEVAADLQLSTPQKASQHQVLFLLPDVAHAKNPAHSIKKLPTSASVGCEIQNSVGSSIKSDSTLINQVEEGEDSDDLVVKGDCVSTLTGISSGTDEFRSENDTNWDPQKEFIQFLMTNDETMDKAPVHSKVGLEKKRKRKMDVSKITRYTEDSFSDSNCVPNKSKMLEVGFLEQNEELQAIDSQKYALSKVKPESTDEDLESVDAFQHVIYNSDKCGEDSSPVHTSTFLSNTLKKKCEESDSESPATFSTEEPSFYPCTKCNVNFREKKHLHRHMMYHLDGNSHFRHLNVPRPYACRECGRTFRDRNSLLKHMIIHQERRQKLMEEIRELKELQDEGRSARLQCPQCVFGTNCPKTFVQHAKTHEKDKRYYCCEECNFMAVTENELECHRGIAHGAVVKCPVVSSDIAQRKTPKKAFMKDSVVGSSKKSATYICKMCPFTTSARSILKKHMEYLHSSSCVDSFGNPLGLDKRKSDVLEEPVDIDSTKPLVKQQSTTFPKNSALKQDVKRTYGSSSQSSNFSKFHKRPHRIQKARKSITQSGVNMCNQSNSPHKTVMIKSSIDQKPKYFHQAAKEKPNAKANSNYIYRHKYENYKTIKKSGESYPLHFKKEGNSLNSLHLFSSSSNSHNNSFISDPHNPDTKRPESFKDHRRVAVKRVAKESKKESSVGGEDLDSYPDFLHKMTVVVLQKLNSAEKKDSYETEDESSWDNVELADYTTQAIEDETYNDINQEHVNLLPLFKSKVEGQEPGENATLSYDQNDGFYFEYYEDAGTNSFLHEIHDSQHLENAETSLSKHSSVFHWTDLSLEKKSCPYCPATFETGVGLSNHVRGHLHRAGLSYEARHVVSPEQIATSDKMQHFKRTGTGTPVKRVRKAIEKSETTSEHTCQLCGGWFDTKIGLSNHVRGHLKRLGKTKWDAHKSPICVLNEMMQNEEKYEKILKALNSRRIIPRPFVAQKLASSDDFLSQNVIPLEAYRNGLKTETLSVSASEEEGLNFLNEYDETKPELPSGKKNQSLTLIELLKNKRMGEERNSAIFPQKIHNQTARKRFVQKCVLPLNDSPLMYQPQKMDLTVHSALDCKQKKSRSRSGSKKKMLTLPHGADEVYILRCRFCGLVFRGPLSVQEDWIKHLQRHIVNANLPRTGAGMVEVTSLLKKPASITETSFSLLMAEAAS, encoded by the exons acTAAATGTGTTAAATGGGCTGGCCAACAATATGGATGATTTGAAGATAAACACCGATATTACTGGTGCTAAAGAAGAACTCCTAGATGACAACAATTTTATCTCACAGAAAGAGAGTGGAGTTCATAAACCAAAAGATTGTCAGACATcatttcagaaaaacaatacGTTGACTCTGCCTGAAGAACTGTCAAAGGAAAAATCTGAAAAAGCCTTAAGTGGAGGCCAGTCTACTCTATTTATACATGCTGGTGCTCCTACTGTTTCTAGTGAAAACTTTATCTTGCCTAAAGGAGCTGCTGTCAATGGACCGGTTTCACACTCCTCATTAACTAAGACTTCCAATATGAATAAAGGCAGTGTTTCATTAACCACTGGACAGCCTGTGGATCAGCCAACAGCAGAATCTGGTTCAGCTTTGGAGGTAGCAGCTGATCTTCAGCTGTCTACACCACAGAAAGCAAGTCAACaccaagttttatttttgttaccaGATGTAGCACATGCTAAGAATCCAGCCCATTCCATTAAAAAACTACCTACCTCTGCTTCAGTTGGTTGTGAAATTCAGAATTCAGTAGGAAGTAGTATAAAGTCAGATAGCACTTTAATAAATCAAGTAGAGGAAGGTGAGGATAGTGATGATTTAGTGGTAAAAGGTGATTGTGTCAGTACGTTAACAGGAATTTCCTCAGGTACAGATGAATTTAGGTCAGAAAATGACACAAACTGGGATCCTCAAAAAGAGTTCATTCAGTTTCTTATGACTAATGATGAAACAATGGATAAAGCTCCAGTTCACTCTAAAGTAGgtctagaaaaaaagagaaagcgaAAAATGGATGTAAGCAAGATAACTCGTTATACTGAGGATTCCTTTAGTGATTCTAATTGTGTACCCAATAAATCAAAAATGCTAGAAGTAGGCTTTCTTGAACAGAATGAAGAGCTACAAGCAATAGACTCTCAGAAATATGCATTATCAAAAGTGAAGCCTGAATCAACTGATGAAGACTTGGAATCTGTGGATGCTTTCCAGCATGTAATTTATAACTCAGATAAGTGTGGCGAAGACAGTTCACCTGTTCATACTAGCACTTTTCTTtcaaataccttaaaaaagaaatgtgaagagAGTGATTCTGAGTCACCTGCTACTTTCAGTACTGAAGAGCCATCGTTTTACCCTTGTACAAAGTGCAATGTGAATTTTAGGGAGAAAAAGCACCTCCACAGGCATATGATGTATCATTTAGATGGGAATAGTCACTTTCGCCATCTTAATGTCCCAAGACCATATGCTTGTAGAGAATGTGGACGGACATTTCGAGATCGCAATTCACTTCTGAAACATATGATTATTCaccaagaaagaagacagaagttgATGGAGGAAATTCGTGAATTGAAAGAACTTCAGGATGAAGGAAGAAGTGCACGATTACAGTGTCCTCAGTGTGTGTTTGGTACCAATTGCCCTAAAACATTTGTGCAACATGCTAAAACccatgaaaaagataaaaggtaCTATTGCTGTGAAGAGTGTAACTTCATGGCAGTGACAGAAAATGAATTAGAATGTCATCGAGGCATTGCCCATGGAGCAGTGGTAAAATGCCCTGTAGTCAGTTCTGATATAGCCCAGAGGAAAACCCCAAAAAAGGCTTTCATGAAAGACTCTGTTGTAGGATCATCCAAAAAATCAGCTACCTACATATGTAAGATGTGTCCTTTTACTACTTCAGccagaagtattttaaaaaagcacatgGAGTACTTGCATTCATCATCATGCGTGGATTCATTTGGTAATCCTCTTGGActtgataaaagaaaaagtgacGTCCTTGAAGAACCTGTAGATATCGATAGCACTAAACCATTAGTAAAACAGCAGTCGACCACATTTCCAAAGAATTCTGCTCTAAAACAGGATGTAAAGCGAACATATGGATCATCCTCACAATcaagtaatttttcaaaatttcataaGCGGCCACACAGAATACAGAAAGCCCGGAAAAGCATCACCCAATCAGGTGTAAACATGTGCAATCAAAGCAACTCTCCTCACAAGACTGTTATGATTAAAAGCAGCATTGACCAAAAACCAAAGTATTTCCatcaagcagcaaaagaaaaacctaaTGCCAAGGCAAATAGCAACTATATATATCGACACAAATACGAAAACTACAAAACGATAAAAAAATCAGGTGAATCATATCCTCTGCATTTCAAAAAAGAAGGTAATTCATTAAATTCTTTACATCTGTTTTCATCGTCTAGTAATTCTCACAACAATAGTTTTATTTCAGATCCTCATAATCCTGACACCAAAAGGCCAGAAAGCTTCAAAGACCACAGGCGTGTAGCTGTAAAGAGAGTAGCTAAGGAATCTAAGAAGGAAAGTTCTGTTGGAGGAGAAGACTTGGATAGCTATCCAGATTTTTTGCATAAAATGACTGTTGTTGTTTTGCAGAAACTTAATTCCGCTGAAAAGAAAGATAGTTATGAAACAGAAGATGAAAGTTCCTGGGATAATGTTGAGCTAGCTGACTATACTACACAAGCCATAGAAGATGAAACCTATAATGATATTAATCAAGAACATGTAAACTTACTCCCTCTATTTAAAAGCAAGGTGGAAGGTCAAGAGCCTGGAGAAAATGCTACCCTTAGTTATGATCAAAATGATggcttttattttgaatattatgaaGATGCTGGAACTAACAGTTTTTTGCATGAGATACATGATTCTCAGCATTTAGAAAATGCAGAAACTTCATTGTCAAAGCATAGTTCTGTTTTTCATTGGACTGATTTGTCTCTTGAGAAGAAATCATGTCCTTACTGCCCCGCAACATTTGAAACAGGTGTTGGGTTGTCAAATCATGTCCGGGGACATCTTCACAGAGCAGGATTAAGTTATGAAGCCCGTCATGTTGTATCACCAGAACAAATAGCCACAAGTGACAAAATGCAACATTTCAAAAGAACTGGCACAGGGACACCTGTTAAGCGAGTTAGAAAAG ctatAGAGAAGTCTGAAACTACTTCTGAACACACTTGTCAGCTCTGTGGCGGTTGGTTTGATACTAAAATTGGATTATCAAATCATGTTAGAGGCCACCTGAAAAGACTTGGAAAGACCAAATGGGATGCTCACAAATCTCCAATCTGTGTTCTGAATGAGATgatgcaaaatgaagaaaaatatgaaaaaatcttaAAGGCATTGAACAGTCGCCGTATTATTCCCAGACCATTTGTAGCTCAAAAACTTGCATCAAGTGATGACTTTCTATCTCAAAATGTTATACCTCTTGAAGCATACCGTAATGGCCTAAAGACTGAAACTCTGTCAGTATCTGCATCAGAGGAAGAAGGGCTGAATTTCTTAAATGAATATGATGAAACAAAACCAGAACTGCCCAGTGGAAAAAAGAATCAGTCTCTTACACTGATagaacttcttaaaaataaaaggatgggagaagaaaggaattcTGCTATTTTTCCTCAAAAGATCCATAATCAGACAGCAAGAAAGAGATTTGTTCAGAAATGTGTTCTTCCATTAAATGACAGTCCATTGATGTATCAACCACAAAAAATGGACTTGACTGTGCACTCAG